One Defluviimonas sp. SAOS-178_SWC DNA window includes the following coding sequences:
- the nusG gene encoding transcription termination/antitermination protein NusG translates to MAKRWYSVSVLSNFEKKIAEQIRQAVVEKGLEDEIDEVLVPTEEVLEIRRGKKVTSERRFMPGYVLVHMDMTDRGYHLITSINRVTGFLGPQGKPMPMRDSEVNQILNRVEEGEAAPRNLIRFEVGEQVKVTDGPFDGFSGMVEEVDEHTSRLKVTVSIFGRPTPVELEFTQVQKVA, encoded by the coding sequence ATGGCGAAGCGTTGGTATTCGGTGAGCGTTCTCTCGAATTTCGAGAAGAAGATCGCCGAACAGATCAGGCAAGCCGTGGTCGAGAAGGGCCTCGAGGACGAGATCGACGAGGTTCTGGTGCCGACCGAAGAGGTCCTGGAGATCCGCCGCGGCAAGAAGGTGACCTCGGAGCGCCGCTTCATGCCGGGCTACGTGCTCGTGCACATGGACATGACGGATCGCGGCTATCACCTGATCACCTCGATCAACCGCGTCACAGGATTCCTCGGTCCGCAGGGCAAGCCGATGCCGATGCGCGACAGCGAGGTGAACCAGATCCTCAACCGCGTCGAGGAAGGCGAGGCCGCGCCGCGCAACCTGATCCGCTTCGAGGTCGGCGAGCAGGTGAAGGTGACCGACGGGCCGTTCGACGGCTTCTCGGGCATGGTCGAGGAAGTGGACGAACATACGAGCCGTCTCAAGGTGACGGTGTCGATCTTCGGGCGGCCGACGCCGGTCGAACTGGAATTCACGCAGGTGCAGAAAGTCGCCTGA